A window of Calonectris borealis chromosome 3, bCalBor7.hap1.2, whole genome shotgun sequence contains these coding sequences:
- the SLC35F6 gene encoding solute carrier family 35 member F6, whose translation MAWSRYQLGLAALMLLTGSINTLAAKWADNFSAAGCGGTEEHGFQHPFLQAVGMFLGEFSCLGVFYLLVWRDRRRPEPSMAPSHPFNPLLFLPPALCDMTGTSIMYVALNMTSASSFQMLRGSVIIFTGLLSVAFLGRKLELSQWLGILVTIVGLVVVGLADLHSSHEQKRKLSEVITGDLLIIMAQVIVAIQMVLEEKFVYKHDVHPLRAVGTEGFFGFIILALLLVPMYYIPAGSFSGNPRRTLEDALDAFCQIGHRPLITLALLGNISSIAFFNFAGISVTKEISATTRMVLDSLRTLVIWAVSLAVGWETFHGLEILGFGVLLVGAALYNGLHRPLLARLPRHAEEASGAAEREGLLRGESAAINGES comes from the exons atgGCCTGGTCCCGGTACCAGCTGGGCCTGGCCGCCCTCATGCTGCTCACCGGCTCCATCAACACCCTGGCGGCCAA GTGGGCCGATAACTTCAGCGCGGCCGGCTGCGGCGGGACTGAGGAGCACGGCTTCCAGCACCCCTTCCTGCAG GCCGTGGGCATGTTCCTGGGGGAATTTTCCTGCCTGGGTGTGTTTTACCTGCTGGTGTGGAGGGATCGGCGGAGGCCGGAGCCCAGCATGGCCCCGTCGCACCCCTTCAACCCGCTGCTCTTCCTGCCCCCCGCCCTCTGCGACATGACGGGGACCAGCATCATGTACGTGG CCCTGAACATGACCAGCGCCTCCAGCTTCCAGATGCTGCGAGGATCCGTCATCATCTTCACCGGGCTCCTCTCCGTGGCCTTCCTGGGCCGCAAGCTGGAGCTGAGCCAGTGGCTGGGCATCCTGGTCACCATcgtggggctggtggtggtggggctggctgACCTGCACAGCTCCCACGAGCAGAAACGCAAGCTCAGCGAGGTGATAACCG gtgACCTGCTCATCATCATGGCGCAGGTGATCGTCGCCATCCAGATGGTGCTGGAGGAGAAGTTCGTCTACAAGCACGACGTGCACCCGCTGCGGGCCGTCGGCACCGAAG GTTTCTTCGGTTTCATcatcctggccctgctgctggtgcccatgtacTACATCCCAGCGGGCAGCTTCAGCGGGAACCCTCGACGGACGCTGGAAGACGCCCTCGACGCCTTCTGCCAGATCGGCCACCGGCCCCTCATCACCCTGGCCCTGCTGGGTAACATCAGCAGCATCGCCTTCTTCAACTTCGCCGGCATCAGCGTCACCAAGGAGATCAGTGCCACCACCCGCATGGTGCTGGACAGCCTCCGCACCCTCGTCATCTGGGCCGTCAGCCTGGCCGTGGGCTGGGAGACCTTCCACGGCCTGGAGAtcttgggttttggggtgctgttgGTGGGTGCTGCTCTTTACAACGGCCTCCACCGGCCCCTGCTCGCCCGCCTGCCCCGGCACGCGGAGGAAGCCAGCGGGGCGGCCGAGCGGGAGGGCTTGCTGCGGGGGGAGAGCGCGGCCATCAACGGCGAGAGCTGA
- the CLU gene encoding clusterin — MALLLLSLLGLLLAWEGGQALVPPSELKQMSAAGSKYIDTEVENAINGVKQMKTLMDKTSKDHQAILHTLEETKRRKEEAVQLAREKEQQLAAKQEVCNETMLALWEECKPCLKHTCMRFYSRTCRSGSGLVGRQLEEFLNHSSPFSIWVNGERIDSLLERDQRQERQFEDLEEHFGLLEDGVDDIFQDSTQVYSRMYPFFRVPFGGFREAFRPPIQHVRFPPRSERFSRDLHPFFQHPHHGFHHLFQPLFEMTQRMLEEAQGGWEHTLGGFAPESRNFSDERMVCREIRRNSAGCLRMRDECEKCREILSVDCWQTDPAQSQLREQLEDALRLAERFTRRYDDLLRAFQAEMLNTTSLLEQLNRQFGWVSRLANLTQGTDGFLQVTTVLSKTPNLEDPSAPPDTQVTVQLFDSEPLSLTVPGDISWEDPRFMEIVAKQALRHYKQNAIE, encoded by the exons atggcgctgctgctgctctcgcTGCTCGGCCTCCTGCTCGCCTGGGAGGGGGGCCAGGCCCTCGTCCCCCCCAGCGAGCTCAAGC agaTGTCGGCAGCCGGCAGCAAGTACATCGACACGGAGGTGGAAAACGCCATCAACGGGGTGAAGCAGATGAAGACCCTCATGGACAAGACCAGTAAGGACCACCAAGCCATCCTGCACACGCTGGAGGAGAccaagaggaggaaggag GAGGCAGTGCAGCTGGCCCgggagaaggagcagcagctggcGGCGAAGCAGGAGGTGTGCAACGAGACGATGCTGGCGCTCTGGGAAGAATGCAAGCCCTGCCTCAAGCACACCTGCATGCGCTTCTACTCCCGCACGTGCCGCAGCGGCTCGGGGCTGGTGGGGCGGCAG CTGGAGGAATTCCTCAACCATTCCTCGCCCTTCTCCATCTGGGTGAACGGCGAGCGCATCGACTCGCTGCTGGAGCGGGACCAGCGGCAGGAGCGGCAGTTTGAGGACCTGGAAGAACATTTTGGGTTGCTGGAGGATGGGGTGGACGACATCTTCCAGGACAGCACCCAGGTCTACAGCCGCATGTATCCCTTCTTCCGAGTACCCTTCGGCGGTTTCCGCGAGGCTTTCCGCCCTCCCATCCAGCACGTCCGCTTCCCCCCGCGCAGCGAGAGGTTTTCCCGGGACCTGCATCCCTTTTTCCAGCATCCCCACCACGGCTTCCACCACCTCTTCCAGCCGCTCTTCGAGATGACGCAGCGGATGCTGGAGGAGGCGCAGGGCGGCTGGGAGCACACGCTGGGTGGCTTTGCCCCAG AGTCCCGTAACTTCAGCGACGAGCGCATGGTGTGTCGGGAGATCCGGCGTAACTCGGCCGGCTGCCTGCGGATGCGGGATGAGTGCGAGAAGTGCCGGGAGATCCTCTCCGTGG ACTGCTGGCAGACGGACCCTGCCCAGAGCCAGCTGCGGGAGCAGTTGGAGGACGCGCTGCGCCTGGCCGAACGCTTCACCCGCCGCTACGACGACCTCCTCCGCGCCTTCCAAGCCGAGATGCTCAACACCACCAGCCTCCTGGAGCAGCTCAACCGCCAGTTCGGCTGGGTCTCGCGTTTGGCCAACCTCACCCAAGGCACCGACGGCTTCCTCCAGGTCACCACG GTCCTCTCCAAGACTCCCAACCTCGAGGACCCCTCGGCACCCCCCGACACGCAGGTGACGGTGCAGCTCTTCGATTCGGAGCCGCTGTCCCTCACCGTGCCCGGGGACATCTCCTGGGAGGACCCGCGCTTCATGGAGATCGTGGCCAAGCAGGCGCTTCGGCACTACAAGCAAAACGCCAT AGAGTAG